One genomic segment of Natrononativus amylolyticus includes these proteins:
- a CDS encoding 50S ribosomal protein L14, translating into MEAMKADVTQGLKKGSLVTCADNTGARELKVISVAGYHGTKNRQPKAGLGDKVTVSVTKGTPEMRRQVLEAVVVRQRKSIRRPDGTRLKFEDNAAVIIDENEEPRGTEIKGPIAREVAERFGAIASTATMIV; encoded by the coding sequence ATGGAGGCGATGAAAGCCGACGTCACGCAGGGCCTGAAGAAGGGCTCGCTGGTCACGTGTGCCGACAACACCGGCGCGCGCGAACTCAAGGTCATCAGCGTCGCGGGCTACCACGGCACCAAGAACCGCCAGCCGAAGGCGGGGCTCGGTGACAAGGTGACCGTTTCGGTCACGAAGGGTACCCCCGAGATGCGCCGACAGGTCCTCGAGGCCGTCGTCGTCCGCCAGCGGAAATCGATCCGCCGGCCCGACGGCACCCGCCTGAAGTTCGAGGACAATGCGGCGGTCATCATCGACGAGAACGAAGAGCCTCGCGGCACCGAGATCAAGGGCCCGATCGCCCGCGAAGTCGCAGAACGGTTCGGTGCAATCGCGAGCACGGCTACGATGATCGTCTAG
- a CDS encoding 30S ribosomal protein S17 produces the protein MAIGLDVTQPPEPENPEEYDYSTCPFYGDLPVRGQTLVGTVVSTDMEKTVVVEREYDVTVPKYDRQMKRRSRIPAHVPGVLEPLSVGDTVTIAETRPLSKTKSHVVVEVTEEATAEDIAELTRQAEPERELSAGDVTEDAEEEADEGDQ, from the coding sequence ATGGCAATAGGACTGGATGTAACACAGCCTCCGGAACCAGAGAACCCGGAGGAGTACGACTACTCGACGTGTCCGTTTTACGGCGATCTGCCGGTACGAGGTCAGACCCTCGTCGGCACCGTCGTCTCGACGGACATGGAGAAGACCGTAGTCGTCGAGCGAGAGTACGACGTGACGGTTCCGAAGTACGACCGTCAGATGAAACGTCGTTCGCGCATCCCGGCACACGTGCCGGGCGTGCTCGAGCCGCTCTCGGTCGGTGACACGGTCACGATCGCAGAGACCCGACCACTGTCGAAGACGAAATCGCACGTGGTCGTCGAAGTAACCGAAGAGGCAACCGCCGAGGACATCGCCGAGCTCACCCGGCAGGCCGAGCCTGAACGCGAGCTCTCGGCCGGCGACGTCACGGAGGACGCCGAGGAAGAAGCCGACGAGGGTGATCAGTGA
- a CDS encoding ribonuclease P protein component 1 — translation MPVTPETLPRHELNGLPVRVVESDDDGREGLEGRVVIETANTLSIEVREDGDSRVVMVPKSGTVFEFAIPRDLEPTDDAAGDAKSPGTASKLADTKPGASSASDCADGDAVSRASRHAAGEDVAYVTVDGGRLLSRPARRTETHGDSPWQ, via the coding sequence ATGCCAGTGACACCCGAGACGCTGCCGCGACACGAACTCAACGGACTGCCCGTCCGCGTCGTCGAGAGCGACGACGATGGTCGGGAGGGTCTCGAGGGGCGCGTCGTCATCGAGACGGCCAACACCCTTTCGATAGAAGTTCGTGAGGACGGCGACTCTCGGGTGGTGATGGTACCGAAGTCGGGCACCGTCTTCGAGTTCGCGATTCCCCGCGACCTCGAGCCCACAGATGACGCCGCCGGAGACGCCAAGTCTCCGGGGACCGCGTCCAAACTGGCCGACACCAAACCCGGAGCGTCATCCGCTTCGGACTGCGCTGACGGCGACGCCGTCAGCCGTGCCAGCAGGCACGCCGCTGGCGAGGACGTGGCCTACGTTACGGTCGATGGGGGCCGCCTGCTCTCACGGCCCGCCCGACGCACCGAAACACACGGTGATTCACCATGGCAATAG
- the rpmC gene encoding 50S ribosomal protein L29: MAILHTAEIRDMTPAEREAELEELETELLNNKAVLAAGGAPENPGEIGELKRTIARVKTIQREEGDLDDESEE, encoded by the coding sequence ATGGCGATCCTCCACACCGCCGAGATCCGCGACATGACGCCCGCCGAACGCGAGGCGGAACTCGAGGAGCTCGAGACGGAACTGCTGAACAACAAGGCCGTCCTCGCCGCTGGTGGTGCACCCGAGAACCCCGGAGAGATCGGGGAACTCAAGCGCACCATCGCCCGGGTCAAGACGATCCAGCGAGAAGAGGGCGACCTGGACGACGAGAGCGAAGAGTAA
- a CDS encoding 30S ribosomal protein S3 has translation MADEHQFIEDGLQRSQIDEFFAEELGRAGYGGMDVAKTPMGTQIVLKAEKPGMVIGKGGENIRKVTSALEEKFNLEDPQIDVQEVDEPDLNARIVADRLANALERGWYFRKAGHTTIDRIMDAGALGAEIVLAGKVTGARSRVEKFNRGYIKHNGEPAEEIVDHGQGVAVMKLGTIGVTVKIIPPGAELPDDFRIHEDMDPEEVVPEAVEYNEGEGVEELLEEPAEDVADERAEDEPEAESEPGEAAVDEEVVEEVIEEEVADEDEEEADVAAEADEELEELDEDVEAEAEELLSEMDEEGEAEASDEDEEGDA, from the coding sequence ATGGCAGACGAACACCAGTTCATCGAAGACGGCCTGCAGCGATCCCAGATCGACGAGTTCTTCGCAGAGGAGCTCGGCCGTGCGGGCTACGGTGGCATGGACGTCGCCAAGACGCCGATGGGCACCCAGATCGTTCTCAAAGCCGAGAAGCCGGGGATGGTCATCGGCAAAGGCGGCGAGAACATCCGGAAGGTCACGTCGGCCCTCGAGGAGAAGTTCAACCTCGAGGACCCCCAGATCGACGTCCAGGAGGTCGACGAGCCCGACCTCAACGCGCGGATCGTCGCCGACCGACTGGCGAACGCCCTCGAACGGGGCTGGTACTTCCGGAAGGCCGGTCACACGACGATCGACCGCATCATGGACGCGGGCGCGCTGGGCGCCGAGATCGTCCTCGCCGGCAAGGTCACGGGCGCACGCTCGCGCGTCGAGAAATTCAACCGCGGCTACATCAAACACAACGGCGAGCCCGCCGAAGAGATCGTCGACCACGGTCAGGGCGTCGCGGTGATGAAACTCGGGACGATCGGCGTCACCGTCAAGATCATCCCGCCGGGAGCCGAGCTCCCCGACGACTTCCGCATCCACGAGGACATGGACCCCGAGGAGGTCGTCCCCGAAGCCGTCGAGTACAACGAGGGCGAGGGCGTCGAGGAACTGCTCGAGGAGCCCGCCGAAGATGTCGCCGACGAGCGAGCAGAAGACGAGCCCGAGGCCGAGTCCGAACCCGGTGAGGCCGCCGTCGACGAGGAGGTCGTCGAGGAGGTCATCGAAGAGGAAGTCGCCGACGAGGACGAGGAGGAAGCAGACGTCGCCGCCGAGGCGGACGAAGAGCTCGAGGAGCTCGACGAGGACGTCGAGGCCGAAGCCGAGGAGCTGCTCTCGGAAATGGACGAGGAGGGCGAGGCTGAGGCCTCGGACGAAGACGAGGAGGGTGATGCCTGA
- a CDS encoding 50S ribosomal protein L22 — MGINYSVDADPDSTAKAMLRERHMSHKHSKEIARELKGRTVDDAIEYLEAVIAGERSVPFRSHNSGVGHRSDIDGWDAGRYPEKASEAFLDLLENVSANADHQGFDGGSMEIVHVAAHKVGESIGRKPRAMGRATAWNTPQVDVEIVTAEVDDETEEGED; from the coding sequence ATGGGAATCAACTACTCAGTCGACGCCGACCCGGACTCCACCGCGAAAGCGATGCTCCGGGAGCGTCACATGAGCCACAAGCACAGCAAGGAGATCGCCCGCGAACTCAAGGGGCGAACCGTCGACGACGCCATCGAGTACCTCGAGGCCGTCATCGCCGGCGAGCGATCGGTGCCGTTCCGCTCGCACAACTCCGGCGTCGGCCACCGCTCGGACATCGACGGCTGGGACGCCGGCCGCTACCCCGAGAAGGCCAGCGAGGCGTTCCTCGACCTCCTCGAGAACGTCAGCGCGAACGCCGACCACCAGGGATTCGACGGTGGATCGATGGAGATCGTCCACGTCGCCGCCCACAAGGTCGGCGAGTCCATCGGCCGCAAGCCCCGCGCGATGGGGCGTGCAACGGCCTGGAACACCCCGCAGGTCGACGTCGAGATCGTGACCGCGGAGGTCGACGACGAAACAGAGGAGGGTGAAGACTGA
- a CDS encoding 30S ribosomal protein S19: protein MSQEYRTGREGEEFTYRGHTLEELQEMELDEVVELFPARKRRSIERGLTVEQQKLLEKARTKDEQESANAPIRTHLRDMPILPEFVGLTFAVYTGQSFERVRVEPEMIGHYLGEFQLTRNSVTHGQAGIGATRSSKFVPLK from the coding sequence ATGAGCCAGGAGTACCGAACCGGCCGCGAGGGTGAGGAGTTCACCTACCGCGGTCACACGCTCGAGGAGCTCCAGGAGATGGAGCTCGACGAGGTCGTTGAACTGTTCCCCGCACGCAAGCGGCGAAGCATCGAACGCGGGCTCACCGTCGAACAGCAGAAGCTGCTCGAGAAGGCCCGCACCAAAGACGAACAGGAGAGTGCGAACGCACCGATCCGAACGCATCTGCGCGACATGCCGATCCTGCCCGAGTTCGTCGGGCTCACCTTCGCGGTGTACACCGGCCAGTCGTTCGAGCGCGTTCGCGTCGAACCCGAGATGATCGGTCACTACCTCGGCGAGTTCCAGCTGACCCGGAACTCGGTCACGCACGGTCAGGCAGGGATCGGTGCGACCCGCTCGTCGAAGTTCGTCCCACTGAAGTGA
- a CDS encoding 50S ribosomal protein L2: MGRRIFGQRRGRGSPTFRAPSHRYKAKLNHKKPEDADVVSGTVVGIEHDPARSAPVAAIEFEDGEQRLVLVPEGVAVGEEIQVGVSAEIKPGNTLPLAEIPEGVPVCNVEANPGDGGRFARASGVNADLITHDRDAAIVQLPSGEVKRLDPQCRATIGVVAGGGRTEKPFVKAGNKYHKMRARGTKWPRVRGVAMNAVDHPFGGGGRQHPGRPKSVSRDAPPGRKVGDISSRRTGRGGNK; encoded by the coding sequence ATGGGACGTCGCATCTTCGGCCAACGACGCGGTCGCGGATCGCCCACGTTCCGGGCACCGTCACACCGGTACAAGGCGAAGCTGAACCACAAGAAGCCCGAGGACGCGGACGTCGTCAGCGGAACGGTCGTCGGCATCGAACACGACCCCGCCCGCTCGGCGCCCGTCGCCGCCATCGAGTTCGAAGACGGCGAGCAGCGACTCGTCCTCGTTCCCGAGGGCGTCGCCGTCGGCGAGGAGATCCAGGTCGGCGTGAGCGCGGAGATCAAGCCGGGCAACACGCTCCCGCTCGCGGAGATCCCCGAGGGGGTTCCGGTCTGTAACGTCGAGGCGAACCCGGGCGACGGCGGTCGGTTCGCCCGCGCCTCCGGCGTCAACGCGGACCTGATCACCCACGACCGCGACGCCGCGATCGTCCAGCTGCCAAGCGGCGAGGTCAAGCGCCTCGACCCGCAGTGTCGCGCGACGATCGGTGTCGTCGCCGGCGGTGGCCGAACGGAGAAGCCGTTCGTCAAGGCAGGAAACAAGTACCACAAGATGCGCGCGCGAGGCACGAAGTGGCCTCGCGTGCGCGGTGTCGCAATGAACGCCGTCGACCACCCCTTCGGTGGCGGCGGCCGTCAACACCCCGGTCGCCCCAAGTCCGTCTCGCGGGACGCCCCGCCGGGCCGGAAGGTGGGCGACATTTCCTCGCGCCGTACCGGCCGAGGTGGTAACAAATGA
- a CDS encoding 50S ribosomal protein L23 translates to MSSIIDYPLVTEKAMNDMDFQNKLQFVVNVDATKPEIREEVEERFDVEVVKLNTQVTMKGKKKATVTLGDDDDAQEVASRIGVF, encoded by the coding sequence ATGAGTTCGATCATCGACTACCCCCTCGTCACCGAGAAGGCGATGAACGACATGGACTTCCAGAACAAGCTCCAGTTCGTCGTCAACGTCGACGCGACCAAACCCGAAATTCGGGAGGAGGTCGAGGAGCGCTTCGACGTCGAGGTCGTCAAGCTCAACACGCAGGTCACGATGAAAGGCAAGAAGAAAGCAACCGTCACGCTGGGCGACGACGACGACGCCCAGGAAGTCGCTTCGCGAATCGGGGTGTTCTAA
- the rpl4p gene encoding 50S ribosomal protein L4, whose amino-acid sequence MEATVRDLDGGDAGTVELPAIFETEYRPDLINRAVRAAQANRTQDYGADEFAGMRTPAESFGSGRGMAHVPRQNGRARRVPQAVKGRKAHPPKAEKDRTESINKKERKLAVRSAVAATTDADLVAERGHAFGEDTELPLVVSDEFEELVKTKEVVSFLEELGVDADIQRAEDGKSIRAGRGTTRGRKYKTPKSILFVTSSETGPSRAARNLAGADVATAAEVNAEELAPGAQAGRLTIWTESALEEVADR is encoded by the coding sequence ATGGAAGCAACAGTACGAGACCTGGACGGCGGCGACGCGGGCACGGTCGAGCTCCCGGCGATCTTCGAGACGGAGTACCGCCCGGACCTCATCAACCGCGCCGTTCGCGCCGCCCAGGCCAACCGAACCCAGGACTACGGCGCCGACGAGTTCGCCGGCATGCGCACGCCGGCGGAGTCGTTCGGTAGCGGCCGCGGGATGGCCCACGTCCCCCGACAGAACGGGCGCGCTCGACGCGTTCCCCAGGCCGTCAAGGGACGAAAGGCTCACCCGCCGAAAGCCGAGAAAGACCGAACCGAATCGATCAACAAGAAAGAGCGAAAGCTGGCCGTCCGCAGCGCCGTCGCTGCGACGACCGACGCCGACCTCGTCGCCGAACGCGGCCACGCGTTCGGCGAGGACACCGAACTCCCGCTCGTCGTGAGCGACGAGTTCGAAGAGCTCGTCAAGACGAAGGAGGTCGTCTCCTTCCTCGAGGAGCTCGGCGTCGACGCGGACATCCAGCGCGCCGAGGACGGCAAGAGCATCCGCGCCGGCCGCGGGACGACCCGCGGACGCAAGTACAAGACGCCGAAGTCGATCCTCTTCGTGACCTCGAGCGAGACCGGCCCCTCCCGGGCCGCCCGCAACCTCGCGGGCGCCGACGTGGCGACCGCAGCCGAGGTCAACGCCGAAGAGCTCGCCCCCGGTGCACAGGCCGGCCGACTGACGATCTGGACGGAGAGCGCGCTCGAGGAGGTGGCAGACCGATGA
- a CDS encoding 50S ribosomal protein L3 produces the protein MPQPNAPRKGSLGFGPRGRATSEVPRFSSWPDDDGQPTLQGFAGYKAGMTHVVMVDDKANSPTEGMEETVPVTIVETPPMRAVALRAYEDTPYGMKPLTEVWTDEFVPELDRVLDLPGDDYDAEAAEDDLRGYLEDGRVDDVRVITHTVPGAVRSVPKKKPDVMETRVGGGSVEERVEFALETIAEGGEHVMNDVFRPGEYVDASGVTKGKGTQGPVKRWGVQKRKGKHARQGWRRRIGNLGPWNPSRVRSTVPQQGQTGYHQRTELNKRLVDLGDGADATVDGGFVNYGEVDGPHALIKGSLPGPNKRLVRLRPAIRPGDQPRLDPEVRYVSTASNQG, from the coding sequence ATGCCACAACCAAACGCACCACGCAAAGGCTCACTCGGGTTCGGTCCGCGAGGGCGTGCGACCAGCGAGGTCCCACGCTTTTCCTCGTGGCCGGACGACGACGGACAGCCGACGCTCCAGGGCTTCGCGGGCTACAAGGCCGGCATGACCCACGTGGTTATGGTCGACGACAAAGCGAACTCGCCGACCGAGGGAATGGAAGAGACCGTTCCCGTCACCATCGTGGAGACGCCGCCGATGCGCGCCGTCGCCCTGCGTGCGTACGAAGACACGCCGTATGGAATGAAGCCGCTAACCGAGGTCTGGACCGACGAGTTCGTTCCCGAACTCGACCGCGTTCTGGACCTTCCCGGTGACGACTACGACGCTGAGGCCGCGGAGGACGACCTCCGTGGCTACCTCGAGGACGGGCGCGTCGACGACGTTCGCGTCATCACGCACACGGTTCCCGGAGCCGTCCGCTCGGTTCCGAAGAAGAAACCGGACGTGATGGAGACGCGCGTCGGCGGCGGCTCCGTCGAGGAGCGCGTCGAGTTCGCACTCGAGACGATCGCAGAGGGCGGCGAACACGTCATGAACGACGTGTTCCGCCCCGGCGAGTACGTCGACGCGAGCGGCGTCACGAAAGGGAAGGGGACCCAGGGTCCCGTCAAGCGGTGGGGCGTCCAGAAGCGCAAGGGCAAACACGCCCGGCAGGGATGGCGCCGCCGCATCGGTAACCTCGGCCCCTGGAACCCGAGCCGCGTTCGCTCGACGGTTCCCCAGCAGGGTCAGACCGGCTACCACCAGCGGACGGAACTGAACAAGCGCCTCGTCGACCTCGGCGACGGCGCGGACGCGACGGTCGACGGCGGCTTCGTCAACTACGGCGAGGTCGACGGGCCACACGCGCTGATCAAGGGCTCGCTGCCCGGGCCGAACAAGCGCCTCGTGCGCCTTCGCCCGGCGATCCGACCCGGGGACCAGCCGCGCCTCGATCCCGAGGTGCGCTACGTCTCCACCGCATCCAACCAGGGATAA
- a CDS encoding RNA methyltransferase, which translates to MTVSVLVPSSLAREAEDKREATRKLGYVARAATIFRADRLVVFPDPEGEDGRFGGGFVRTVLRYAATPPYLRNEAWGMRDELEYVGILPPLRAASQTGSESNGSGSSRQGIVTEVGPDHRVRVNCGLQHPISLNVPPGMEVEEGERVTVRISSRRPVRAKLEDAPLPGLEVEWTDLPAALGREDAGVRIAASRFGEELTVGRLETLAGRVARDGMTVAFGAPERGLPEILGIDPSAVGAEGDADVEPADPGFDLWLNTVPNQGSEVVRTEEALFATLAPLSLRE; encoded by the coding sequence ATGACCGTCAGCGTGCTCGTGCCGTCGTCGCTCGCCCGCGAAGCCGAGGACAAACGCGAGGCAACTCGCAAACTCGGATACGTCGCCCGTGCGGCGACGATCTTTCGGGCGGATCGCCTGGTCGTCTTCCCCGATCCGGAAGGGGAGGACGGGCGATTCGGCGGCGGGTTCGTCCGCACCGTGTTGCGGTACGCCGCAACGCCCCCGTACCTCAGAAACGAGGCCTGGGGGATGCGAGACGAACTGGAGTACGTCGGCATCCTGCCGCCGCTCCGCGCCGCGTCACAGACCGGCTCCGAATCGAACGGTTCGGGGTCGTCAAGACAAGGAATCGTGACCGAGGTCGGACCTGATCATCGCGTCCGGGTCAATTGCGGCTTGCAACACCCGATCTCCCTCAACGTGCCTCCCGGAATGGAGGTCGAGGAGGGGGAACGCGTGACCGTCAGGATCTCTTCGCGACGACCGGTCCGGGCGAAACTCGAGGACGCCCCCTTACCGGGGCTCGAAGTCGAGTGGACGGACCTCCCAGCAGCACTCGGCCGTGAGGACGCCGGCGTTCGCATCGCAGCCTCCCGGTTCGGTGAGGAACTCACCGTCGGAAGGCTCGAGACGCTGGCCGGACGCGTAGCGCGCGACGGAATGACCGTCGCGTTCGGCGCGCCCGAGAGAGGGCTGCCGGAAATCCTGGGCATCGACCCATCTGCGGTCGGTGCCGAGGGCGACGCCGACGTCGAACCCGCCGATCCGGGGTTCGACCTCTGGCTCAATACGGTTCCGAACCAGGGAAGCGAGGTCGTGCGGACCGAGGAGGCTCTGTTCGCCACCCTCGCTCCCCTCTCACTCAGAGAGTGA
- a CDS encoding PAS domain S-box protein has product MHICYVVSRGAEGDEHARSLEEVDSEITVTVVTGEGWTETDAVDCVLYHDAATSPAADELRSAWPSVPFVYVLEGAGGETDSDPAGGLERRDDWVSEELHAPTAVVSRIRRTVERASELAELRERATLFSSLIENTSDVVTVLDEHGTIRYESPSISEVLGYDPEELVGERIFDYIHPDDIGDAAAVFLDVITADDRRTGRVVFRFRRADGSWVYLEGVGRNLPVNGDVAAVVNTREFVITSRDITEMKRTTEELRSTRDQLQTILENTPAVVYMKDLDWRYLYVNPTFERLLGRSRDEILGKRTEEIHADANVEEIRAMDSEVLERAEPLEHLEELRFDGQRRVFFNVRVPLFDADGEPYAIYGIATEITELKQREESMQALAEVGTRLLECETTEAIGAVAVSAAKSILNQPITAVMTHDERSDVLRPIATTEEAVELLGDSPSIERGTGIAWRVFTTGEPFVSSDVTADPDAYNPDSAIESEIIVPLGEYGVLVAGSTTAREFDDKDREFAMILAAMIQGTMDRVDRERQLRTKNERLEEFAGVLAHDLRNPLTVAKGYTELAEETGELAYLEDVEQGIDRTASIVEGLLAIARTGQGVGEFEERRLERLARDAWTAVDTDGATLEIDGDRSVTADVSWLQQLFENGFRNSVEHGGSTVGVRVGALEDGFYVEDDGPGIDSEQRERLLGRTDAESDGRFGFRIIRDVVDAHGWELSITDAETGGAHLAITGVR; this is encoded by the coding sequence ATGCATATCTGCTATGTCGTCTCCCGGGGAGCCGAGGGTGACGAGCACGCACGCTCGCTCGAGGAGGTCGACAGCGAAATAACGGTCACCGTCGTGACCGGGGAGGGGTGGACGGAGACGGACGCGGTCGACTGCGTGCTCTATCACGACGCCGCGACGTCGCCGGCGGCCGACGAGCTCCGGTCGGCGTGGCCGTCCGTTCCGTTCGTGTACGTCCTCGAGGGAGCGGGCGGGGAGACCGACTCCGATCCGGCGGGTGGACTCGAGCGTCGCGACGACTGGGTGTCCGAGGAGCTCCATGCACCGACCGCCGTCGTCAGCCGCATCCGGCGGACGGTCGAGCGCGCGTCCGAACTCGCCGAACTGCGAGAGCGCGCCACCCTCTTCTCGAGTCTCATCGAGAACACGTCGGACGTCGTGACGGTGCTCGACGAGCACGGCACGATCCGATACGAGAGCCCGTCGATCAGCGAGGTGCTGGGCTACGACCCCGAAGAGCTGGTCGGAGAGCGCATCTTCGACTACATCCACCCGGACGACATCGGTGACGCCGCCGCCGTCTTTCTGGACGTGATCACGGCCGACGATCGGCGCACGGGCCGCGTTGTGTTCCGGTTTCGTCGCGCCGACGGATCGTGGGTGTACCTCGAGGGAGTCGGCCGAAACCTCCCGGTCAACGGCGACGTCGCCGCGGTGGTCAACACCCGCGAGTTCGTGATCACCTCCAGGGACATCACGGAGATGAAGCGCACGACCGAGGAGCTGCGAAGCACTCGCGATCAGCTGCAGACGATCCTCGAGAACACGCCCGCGGTGGTCTACATGAAGGACCTCGACTGGCGGTACCTCTACGTCAATCCGACGTTCGAGCGCCTCCTCGGCCGATCCCGCGACGAGATACTCGGCAAGCGAACCGAGGAGATCCACGCCGACGCGAACGTCGAGGAGATCAGGGCGATGGACAGCGAGGTGCTCGAGCGCGCGGAACCGCTCGAGCACCTCGAGGAGCTCAGGTTCGACGGCCAGCGCCGGGTGTTTTTCAACGTGCGGGTGCCGCTGTTCGACGCCGACGGCGAGCCGTACGCCATCTACGGGATCGCGACGGAGATCACCGAGCTCAAACAGCGCGAGGAGAGCATGCAGGCCCTCGCCGAGGTTGGCACGCGGCTGCTCGAGTGCGAGACGACGGAGGCGATCGGCGCGGTCGCCGTTTCGGCGGCGAAGTCCATTCTGAACCAGCCGATCACGGCCGTCATGACCCACGACGAGCGGTCGGACGTCCTCCGACCGATCGCGACGACCGAGGAGGCGGTGGAGCTACTGGGGGACTCGCCGTCGATCGAACGCGGGACGGGGATCGCCTGGCGCGTGTTCACGACGGGCGAGCCGTTCGTCTCGAGCGACGTCACCGCCGACCCGGACGCGTACAATCCGGACAGCGCGATCGAAAGCGAGATTATCGTTCCGCTCGGCGAATACGGGGTCCTGGTCGCCGGCTCGACGACGGCCCGCGAGTTCGACGACAAGGACCGCGAGTTCGCGATGATCCTGGCCGCGATGATCCAGGGGACGATGGATCGTGTCGACCGTGAACGACAGCTGCGTACGAAAAACGAGCGTCTCGAGGAGTTCGCCGGCGTCCTGGCACACGACCTGCGGAACCCGCTCACCGTCGCGAAGGGGTACACCGAACTCGCCGAGGAAACGGGCGAACTGGCCTACCTCGAGGACGTCGAGCAGGGTATCGACCGGACGGCGTCGATCGTCGAGGGGCTGCTCGCGATCGCACGAACCGGTCAGGGCGTCGGCGAGTTCGAGGAGCGGCGCCTCGAACGGCTGGCCCGCGACGCCTGGACGGCGGTCGACACCGACGGGGCGACGCTCGAGATCGACGGCGACCGGTCGGTCACCGCAGACGTCAGCTGGCTCCAGCAGCTGTTCGAGAACGGGTTCCGAAACAGCGTCGAACACGGCGGATCGACCGTCGGCGTTCGCGTCGGTGCGCTCGAGGACGGGTTCTACGTCGAAGACGACGGCCCCGGAATCGATTCCGAGCAGAGGGAGCGACTGCTGGGACGGACGGACGCCGAGAGCGACGGTCGGTTCGGGTTCCGGATCATCCGGGACGTCGTCGACGCACACGGCTGGGAGCTGTCGATCACCGACGCCGAGACGGGCGGAGCGCACCTCGCGATCACCGGCGTTCGGTAG
- a CDS encoding endonuclease V, producing the protein MTRLSRPDLVPDASLTREEMETLQREIAESAVFEDEFAFDPSLLADPLAATASGTDPPVVAGVDQSFLLEDERAVSAVVAVRAGEVIERAHAVTPLEIPYIPGLLSFREGRPILEAVEALEIDPDLYLFDGSGRIHFRQAGIATHMGVVLDAPAIGVAKSLLCGVPREETAGLEAGARVGIEANSRVDAPGGTLIGYAVQTKQYESSNRHVNPLYVSPGHRVGPETAADAVLALSSGYKLPEPVRLADSYAEEAKREIGGR; encoded by the coding sequence ATGACCCGCCTCTCCCGTCCGGATCTCGTCCCCGACGCGAGTCTCACGCGCGAGGAAATGGAGACGCTGCAGCGCGAGATCGCCGAGAGCGCCGTCTTCGAGGACGAGTTCGCGTTCGACCCGTCGCTGCTCGCCGATCCGCTCGCGGCGACCGCCAGCGGGACGGACCCGCCGGTCGTCGCCGGCGTCGATCAGTCGTTCCTGCTCGAGGACGAGCGGGCCGTCAGCGCCGTCGTCGCAGTGCGAGCCGGCGAGGTGATCGAACGCGCGCACGCGGTGACGCCGCTCGAGATCCCGTACATTCCCGGCCTGCTCTCCTTTCGGGAGGGACGGCCGATTCTCGAGGCCGTCGAGGCCCTCGAGATCGACCCCGACCTATACCTGTTCGACGGCAGCGGCCGCATCCACTTCCGGCAGGCCGGCATCGCGACCCACATGGGCGTCGTCCTCGACGCCCCCGCGATCGGGGTCGCCAAGAGTCTGCTCTGTGGCGTCCCTCGGGAGGAGACGGCAGGACTCGAGGCCGGCGCTCGGGTTGGGATCGAGGCGAATTCTCGAGTCGACGCCCCCGGTGGAACCCTGATCGGCTACGCGGTCCAGACCAAACAGTACGAGTCGTCCAATCGCCACGTCAATCCGCTGTACGTGAGTCCGGGCCACCGCGTGGGACCGGAGACGGCCGCCGACGCGGTGCTCGCGCTGTCGTCGGGGTACAAACTGCCAGAGCCGGTTCGCCTGGCTGATTCCTACGCCGAGGAGGCAAAGCGGGAGATCGGAGGGCGATGA